In Chromatiaceae bacterium, a single genomic region encodes these proteins:
- a CDS encoding Fe-S oxidoreductase, whose amino-acid sequence MAGAREGSLEAPIRHALDWKNPDFYDEGKLFAELERVFDICHGCRRCISLCQSFPVLFDLVDESESMEVDGVAKQDYWKVVDQCYLCDLCFLTKCPYVPPHEWDLDFPHLMLQAKAVKFKQQGASLRDKTLTNTDTVGSLAGIPVVSGIVNALNRNATFRGILEDGFGVHRDAKLPEYHSKSLRARVTRDRGEHAEAAGPTTGKVALFATCYGNRNDPQSGEDLVAVFRHNGIAVTTAEKERCCGMPKLELGDLEAVARAKEVNIPALAKLVDEGWDIVAPVPSCVLMFKQELPLMYPDDPEVAKVRDAMYDPFEYLMLRHKYGKLKTDFQQPLGKVSYHAACHQRVQRIGPKTREALSLVPDTVIEVIERCSGHDGTYAVKKESHALSMKIGKPVVNKVKQNAPDHYSSDCAMAGHQIANGLADGSEPEHPISLLRLAYGI is encoded by the coding sequence ATGGCTGGTGCACGTGAAGGAAGTCTCGAAGCGCCGATCCGGCACGCGCTGGACTGGAAAAATCCCGATTTCTACGACGAAGGCAAGCTGTTTGCCGAGCTGGAGCGGGTGTTCGACATCTGCCATGGCTGTCGCCGCTGCATCAGCCTGTGTCAAAGCTTCCCGGTACTGTTCGACCTGGTCGACGAGTCGGAGAGCATGGAGGTCGATGGCGTCGCGAAGCAGGACTACTGGAAGGTCGTCGATCAGTGTTACCTGTGCGACCTGTGCTTCCTGACCAAGTGCCCTTACGTGCCGCCACATGAATGGGACCTGGATTTCCCGCACCTGATGCTGCAGGCGAAAGCCGTGAAGTTTAAGCAGCAGGGTGCCTCGCTGCGCGACAAGACCCTGACCAACACCGACACAGTGGGTTCGCTGGCCGGGATTCCGGTGGTCAGCGGGATCGTCAATGCGCTGAACCGCAATGCGACCTTCCGTGGCATCCTCGAGGACGGTTTCGGTGTGCATCGCGATGCCAAGCTCCCCGAATACCACAGCAAGAGCCTGCGTGCCCGCGTGACACGGGACAGAGGCGAGCATGCCGAGGCCGCTGGGCCGACGACCGGGAAGGTGGCGCTGTTCGCGACCTGTTACGGCAACCGCAACGACCCGCAGAGCGGCGAGGATCTGGTCGCGGTGTTCCGCCACAACGGCATCGCCGTGACCACTGCCGAGAAGGAACGTTGCTGCGGCATGCCGAAGCTCGAACTCGGCGACCTGGAAGCGGTTGCGCGCGCCAAAGAGGTCAACATTCCGGCCCTGGCCAAGCTGGTCGACGAGGGTTGGGATATCGTCGCGCCGGTACCTTCCTGCGTACTGATGTTCAAACAGGAACTCCCGCTGATGTACCCCGACGACCCCGAAGTGGCGAAGGTACGTGACGCGATGTACGACCCCTTCGAATACCTGATGTTGCGCCACAAGTACGGCAAGCTGAAGACCGATTTTCAGCAACCGCTGGGCAAGGTGTCGTATCACGCCGCCTGTCACCAGCGCGTGCAGCGTATCGGACCGAAGACGCGCGAGGCCCTGTCGCTGGTACCCGATACCGTGATCGAGGTGATCGAACGCTGCTCGGGCCACGACGGGACCTATGCGGTCAAAAAGGAGTCGCACGCGTTGTCGATGAAGATCGGCAAGCCGGTGGTCAACAAGGTGAAACAGAATGCACCGGACCACTACAGCAGCGACTGCGCAATGGCCGGCCACCAGATTGCCAATGGCCTGGCCGACGGCAGTGAGCCGGAACATCCAATCTCGCTGCTGCGCTTGGCGTACGGGATCTGA
- the porA gene encoding pyruvate ferredoxin oxidoreductase has product MLKQTEGSRAIAEAVALARPEVICAYPITPQTHIVENLGLMVKAGEIDDCEFINVESEFAALSVAIGASAAGARSYTATASQGLLFMAEAVYNASGLGLPIVMTIGNRAIGAPINIWNDQQDSMSMRDAGWIQLYAETNQEAVDLHLQAFRLAEELSVPVMVCVDGFILTHAYERVDIPEQAQVDAFIPPFKPRQVLDPQHPVTIGAMVGPEAFTEVRYLAHYRQMQALWMIPELAEEFEQHFGRASGGLLHTYRSEDAETLVVALGSVNGTIKDAIDELRDGGMAIGSVSICSYRPFPAKRVQEVLRHAKRVVVIEKSLAVGIGGILSTDVRMALAGLPAPVYTVIAGLGGRAITRRSLLEVFRMAHKDGVQRLTFLDLKHEVVHREIERLETQQRSGPTAENILRDLGSVADHIG; this is encoded by the coding sequence ATGTTGAAGCAAACCGAAGGGTCACGGGCGATTGCCGAAGCCGTTGCTCTGGCGCGTCCCGAGGTGATCTGCGCCTATCCGATCACCCCGCAGACTCATATCGTCGAGAATCTCGGCCTGATGGTGAAGGCCGGCGAGATCGACGACTGCGAGTTCATCAATGTCGAATCCGAGTTCGCGGCCCTGTCGGTTGCGATCGGCGCCAGTGCGGCGGGCGCGCGCAGTTACACCGCGACCGCCAGCCAGGGGCTGCTGTTCATGGCCGAGGCGGTATACAACGCATCCGGCCTCGGTCTGCCGATCGTGATGACCATTGGCAACCGTGCGATCGGTGCCCCGATCAACATCTGGAACGACCAGCAGGACAGCATGTCGATGCGCGATGCCGGCTGGATCCAGTTGTACGCCGAGACCAACCAGGAGGCGGTCGATCTGCATCTCCAGGCATTCCGCCTCGCCGAGGAACTGTCGGTACCGGTGATGGTCTGCGTCGATGGATTCATCCTCACGCATGCCTACGAGCGCGTGGATATTCCTGAGCAGGCGCAGGTGGACGCGTTCATTCCACCGTTCAAACCACGCCAGGTGCTGGACCCGCAGCACCCGGTCACGATCGGCGCGATGGTCGGGCCCGAGGCGTTTACCGAGGTGCGCTATCTGGCGCACTACCGGCAGATGCAGGCGTTGTGGATGATTCCCGAGCTGGCCGAAGAGTTCGAGCAGCATTTCGGCCGGGCATCCGGCGGGTTGCTGCATACCTACCGCAGTGAGGATGCCGAAACACTGGTGGTCGCGCTCGGTTCAGTGAATGGCACGATCAAGGATGCGATCGACGAGTTGCGCGATGGTGGCATGGCGATCGGCTCGGTCAGCATCTGTTCGTACCGGCCTTTCCCCGCGAAACGCGTTCAGGAAGTGCTGCGCCACGCCAAGCGTGTCGTGGTGATCGAAAAATCGCTCGCGGTCGGTATCGGCGGCATCCTGTCGACCGACGTGCGTATGGCGCTCGCCGGACTGCCGGCGCCGGTCTACACGGTGATCGCCGGCCTCGGCGGTCGTGCGATCACGCGGCGCTCGTTGTTGGAGGTCTTCCGCATGGCACACAAGGACGGTGTGCAGCGTTTGACGTTCCTGGATCTCAAGCACGAGGTCGTGCATCGCGAGATCGAGCGCCTTGAAACGCAGCAGCGTTCCGGCCCGACCGCGGAGAACATTCTGCGCGACCTCGGCAGCGTTGCCGACCACATCGGTTGA
- a CDS encoding DUF3501 family protein, protein MNKLTRDDLYSLERYAEVRPEFRARVMAHKKNRQLPVGPNATLYFEDVLTMQYQIQEMLRAERIFEAAGIQEELDAYNPLIPDGSNWKATFMLEYPDEGERRAQLAKLIGIERHVWAQVADFARVTPVADEDLERETDEKTSSVHFLRFELTPEMAEAVKQGAPISIGIDHPAYTHAIEPLPRNIRDSLAEDLG, encoded by the coding sequence ATGAACAAGTTGACGCGAGACGATCTGTATTCGCTCGAAAGGTACGCCGAAGTCCGGCCCGAATTCCGTGCGCGCGTGATGGCGCACAAGAAGAATCGCCAGCTTCCGGTCGGACCGAATGCGACGCTGTATTTCGAGGATGTGCTGACGATGCAGTACCAGATCCAGGAGATGCTGCGTGCCGAGCGGATCTTCGAGGCAGCGGGTATCCAGGAGGAACTCGATGCCTACAATCCGCTGATCCCGGATGGCAGCAACTGGAAGGCGACGTTCATGCTGGAGTATCCGGATGAAGGCGAGCGCCGTGCGCAGCTGGCGAAGCTGATCGGCATCGAGCGACATGTCTGGGCGCAGGTCGCGGACTTCGCACGCGTCACCCCGGTTGCCGACGAAGACCTCGAACGTGAGACCGACGAAAAGACTTCATCGGTGCATTTCCTGCGTTTCGAGTTGACGCCGGAGATGGCAGAGGCGGTGAAGCAGGGTGCGCCGATCAGCATCGGCATCGACCATCCGGCCTACACCCACGCGATCGAACCGTTGCCGCGCAACATCCGCGACTCGCTGGCCGAGGATCTCGGCTGA
- the cpdA gene encoding 3',5'-cyclic-AMP phosphodiesterase: MRASDFPAGTLRILQLTDTHLYADPRGTLLGVNTLDSFRQVIRHFQRHFWPIDLLLATGDLVHDASANGYATIAATLSTFGVPVLCLPGNHDIPSVMREHLRADNVSTDSVVDRGAWRFVMLDSVKPGDEGGHLAANQITLLESALSAGNRHVLVCMHHQPVTVGSDWIDTMAIDNPEPLFEVIDRHDNVRGILWGHIHQTYDSYRGPVRLMASPSTCVQFTPHSDTFQVDEEPPGFRLLALLPDGTIRSEVVRVDEMPQGLEVASSGY; the protein is encoded by the coding sequence CTGCGCGCCTCCGACTTCCCTGCCGGAACCCTGCGCATCCTGCAGTTGACCGACACGCATCTCTACGCCGATCCCCGCGGCACGCTGCTCGGCGTCAATACGCTCGACTCCTTTCGGCAGGTGATCCGGCATTTCCAGCGGCACTTCTGGCCGATCGACCTGCTGCTGGCAACCGGCGACCTGGTGCACGATGCGAGCGCGAACGGTTACGCGACCATCGCCGCGACACTGTCGACATTCGGCGTACCCGTGTTGTGCCTGCCCGGCAATCACGACATTCCCAGCGTCATGCGCGAGCACCTGCGGGCCGACAACGTATCGACCGACAGCGTCGTCGACCGGGGCGCATGGCGATTCGTGATGCTCGATTCGGTGAAACCCGGTGACGAAGGCGGACACCTCGCGGCGAACCAGATAACGCTGCTCGAATCGGCGCTGTCCGCCGGCAACCGGCACGTACTGGTGTGCATGCATCACCAGCCGGTGACCGTCGGCAGCGACTGGATCGACACCATGGCGATCGACAACCCCGAACCGCTGTTCGAGGTGATCGACCGGCACGACAATGTGCGCGGCATCCTGTGGGGCCACATACACCAGACCTACGACAGTTATCGCGGACCGGTGCGGCTGATGGCGTCACCGTCGACCTGCGTGCAGTTCACCCCACATTCGGATACGTTTCAGGTGGACGAGGAACCGCCCGGCTTCCGGCTGCTCGCACTGTTGCCGGATGGCACGATCCGCAGCGAGGTGGTGCGTGTCGACGAGATGCCGCAGGGTCTCGAGGTCGCCTCGTCCGGGTATTGA
- a CDS encoding rubrerythrin, which yields MSLKGSKTEENLKAAFAGESQANRRYLYFASKADVEGYNDVAAVFRSTAEGETGHAHGHLEYLEQCGDPATGMPFGGTSDNLKTAIAGETHEYTDMYPGMAKTARDEGHDEIADWFETLAKAERSHANRFQKALDQLND from the coding sequence ATGTCTCTGAAAGGCTCGAAGACGGAAGAAAACCTGAAGGCCGCGTTCGCTGGTGAGTCGCAGGCCAACCGTCGCTACCTGTATTTCGCGTCGAAGGCGGACGTCGAGGGTTACAACGACGTCGCTGCCGTATTCCGCTCGACCGCAGAGGGTGAGACCGGACACGCACATGGGCACCTGGAATACCTGGAGCAGTGTGGCGATCCGGCGACCGGTATGCCGTTCGGTGGTACCTCGGACAACCTGAAGACCGCGATCGCCGGCGAGACCCACGAGTACACCGATATGTACCCGGGCATGGCCAAGACCGCGCGCGACGAAGGTCACGACGAGATCGCCGACTGGTTCGAGACGCTGGCCAAGGCGGAGCGTTCGCACGCCAACCGTTTCCAGAAGGCGTTGGATCAGCTCAACGACTGA
- a CDS encoding NAD(P)-binding protein: MKKPFAITLDVGSSLANLTGSWRSERPVYVDRLPPCNATCPAGENIQRWLFHAEEGAYETAWRSLVENNPLPAIMGRVCYHPCESACNRGRVDESVGINAVERFLGDEALKRDWAFEVPLASTGKRVMVVGSGPAGLSAAYHLRRLGHTVVIFEAEDSSGGMMRYGIPQYRLPRATLDAEVQRILDMGIELRLGSRVDDVAKTLNDEGFDACFLGVGAHIGKRAYIPAGDARRITDAVTLLHDMEGPERPLLGRQVIVYGGGNTAIDVARTARRLGAEEPVVVYRRTRERMPAHEQEVRDALEEGVKLMWLSTIANAEGEEVTIEKMRLDDDGFPQPTGEFETMPADSVVLALGQSADLALLDNLPGLQREKDVVQVAPDMMTGYPGVFAGGDMVDGERTVTVAIGHGKKAARAIDAWLNGRTLASVTRHELATFERLNTWYYSDAPKTVRPTLDLIRRQSTFEEVLGGLDEGNALYEARRCMSCGNCFECDTCYGVCPDNAVIKLGPGKGFRINYDYCKGCGLCAAECPCGAIRMESEPEVSLESR, translated from the coding sequence ATGAAGAAACCGTTCGCGATCACCCTTGATGTCGGTTCCAGCCTGGCCAACCTGACCGGCTCCTGGCGCAGCGAGCGTCCGGTCTACGTCGACCGACTGCCGCCGTGCAATGCAACCTGTCCGGCCGGTGAAAACATTCAGCGCTGGCTGTTTCACGCCGAGGAGGGCGCCTATGAAACAGCCTGGCGTTCGCTGGTGGAGAACAATCCCCTGCCGGCGATCATGGGTCGGGTGTGTTACCACCCGTGCGAGAGCGCGTGCAACCGCGGGCGTGTCGACGAATCCGTCGGGATCAATGCGGTAGAGCGCTTCCTCGGTGACGAGGCGCTCAAACGCGACTGGGCCTTCGAGGTACCGTTGGCCTCCACCGGCAAACGCGTGATGGTGGTGGGCTCAGGACCGGCCGGTCTTTCGGCGGCCTACCATCTGCGGCGCCTCGGTCACACGGTCGTGATCTTCGAGGCCGAGGATTCGAGTGGCGGGATGATGCGTTACGGCATCCCGCAGTACCGTCTGCCGCGCGCCACCCTGGACGCCGAAGTGCAACGCATCCTCGACATGGGGATCGAGCTGCGTCTGGGCTCGCGCGTCGATGACGTCGCCAAGACGCTGAACGACGAAGGCTTCGATGCCTGCTTCCTCGGTGTCGGTGCGCACATCGGCAAACGCGCCTACATCCCGGCAGGGGATGCGCGTCGCATCACCGATGCCGTGACCTTGCTGCACGACATGGAAGGTCCGGAGCGTCCGCTGCTGGGTCGCCAGGTGATCGTCTACGGGGGCGGCAATACCGCGATCGACGTCGCCCGTACTGCGCGGCGCCTCGGTGCCGAAGAGCCCGTCGTGGTCTACCGGAGGACCCGTGAGCGCATGCCGGCGCACGAGCAGGAGGTGCGGGATGCGCTTGAAGAGGGTGTGAAGCTGATGTGGTTGAGCACCATCGCGAATGCCGAAGGCGAGGAGGTGACCATCGAAAAGATGCGCCTCGACGACGACGGGTTCCCGCAGCCTACCGGCGAGTTCGAAACGATGCCGGCCGATAGCGTGGTACTGGCACTCGGCCAGAGCGCCGACCTCGCGTTGCTGGACAACCTGCCGGGACTGCAGAGGGAAAAGGATGTGGTCCAGGTTGCACCGGACATGATGACCGGCTATCCCGGGGTGTTCGCCGGTGGCGACATGGTCGACGGCGAGCGCACCGTGACGGTCGCGATTGGCCATGGCAAGAAGGCCGCCAGGGCGATCGATGCCTGGCTCAACGGACGCACGCTGGCGAGCGTGACCCGACACGAGCTGGCGACATTCGAACGGCTCAACACCTGGTATTACTCGGATGCTCCGAAGACCGTGCGGCCGACGCTGGACCTGATCCGTCGTCAGTCGACCTTCGAAGAGGTCCTCGGGGGGCTCGACGAGGGTAACGCGCTGTACGAGGCGCGCCGATGCATGTCGTGCGGCAACTGCTTCGAATGCGACACCTGTTACGGCGTGTGTCCGGACAACGCGGTCATCAAACTCGGTCCGGGCAAGGGGTTTCGGATCAACTACGACTACTGCAAGGGTTGCGGCCTGTGCGCGGCGGAATGCCCCTGTGGGGCGATACGCATGGAATCGGAGCCGGAGGTCTCGCTCGAATCGCGCTGA
- a CDS encoding type II/IV secretion system protein: protein MSITRHEVLGSLQAERRLTLGEVIPQLIEDGLLDAGHAPQLADRGAARATAAAMHPLIWLAENNLTQPDGNPLDLTILTRWLAQRAQLPHFTIDPLKIDVDLVTREVSRSYTARYRILPVEVDEHSVTFATAEPYERHWEEEMAHVLRRDVKRVVANPADILRYQDELFGVSHSIRKAQRLAEGDPLGINNLESLVQLGRAGKLDANDRHVVTIVDWLLQYAFEQRASDIHLEPRREAGSVRFRIDGVLQTVYQIPTTIMGAITSRIKALGRMDVVEKRRPQDGRVKTKTPTGIEIELRLSTMPTAFGEKLVMRIFDPQVLVRDLKQLGFGERDARLWDTMTQSSHGIILVTGPTGSGKTTTLYSTLRLLAQPDVNVCTIEDPIEMVDPAINQMQVNAQIGLDFATGVRTLMRQDPDIVMIGEIRDLETAEMAIQAALTGHLVLSTLHTNDAPSAIVRLMDIGVPPYLINATLLGVVGQRLIRTLCPTCSARGTIDAQAWAELTQPWKLPVPASGRVSVGCEKCRGSGYLGRIGIYESLRITPTLRTAIKPDCDIADLRRRAMREGLEPLRISGARKVIGGITSLDEVLRVAPRVELG, encoded by the coding sequence ATGAGCATCACCCGCCACGAAGTACTTGGCAGCCTACAGGCCGAACGTCGTCTGACCCTCGGCGAAGTGATCCCGCAACTGATCGAGGACGGCCTGCTGGATGCCGGGCACGCACCGCAGCTTGCCGATCGCGGCGCCGCGCGTGCGACCGCGGCAGCGATGCACCCATTGATCTGGCTGGCCGAAAACAACCTCACGCAGCCGGACGGCAATCCACTCGATCTGACAATCTTGACGCGCTGGCTGGCCCAACGCGCCCAACTGCCGCATTTCACGATCGACCCGTTGAAGATCGATGTCGACCTGGTGACTCGCGAGGTATCGCGCAGTTACACCGCGCGCTATCGCATCCTGCCTGTCGAGGTCGATGAGCACAGTGTGACCTTCGCGACGGCCGAGCCGTACGAACGCCACTGGGAGGAAGAGATGGCGCACGTGCTGCGCCGCGATGTCAAACGGGTGGTGGCCAATCCGGCGGACATCCTGCGCTATCAGGACGAACTGTTTGGGGTCAGCCATTCGATTCGCAAGGCACAGCGTCTCGCCGAAGGCGATCCGCTGGGGATCAACAACCTCGAGTCGCTGGTGCAGCTTGGGCGCGCGGGCAAGCTCGACGCCAACGATCGGCACGTCGTGACCATCGTCGACTGGCTGCTGCAATACGCGTTCGAACAGCGCGCGAGCGACATCCACCTCGAACCGCGCCGCGAGGCCGGCAGCGTTCGTTTTCGGATCGATGGCGTGTTGCAGACGGTGTACCAGATCCCGACCACCATCATGGGTGCGATCACCAGCCGCATCAAGGCGCTGGGACGCATGGATGTGGTTGAAAAGCGCAGGCCGCAGGACGGGCGGGTCAAGACCAAGACACCGACCGGCATCGAGATCGAGTTGCGCCTGTCGACCATGCCCACCGCGTTCGGTGAAAAGCTGGTGATGCGCATCTTCGATCCGCAGGTGTTGGTGCGTGATCTCAAGCAGCTGGGTTTCGGCGAACGAGACGCGCGACTCTGGGACACGATGACCCAGTCCTCGCACGGCATCATCCTGGTGACCGGACCGACCGGTTCGGGTAAGACCACGACCCTGTACTCTACGCTGCGGCTGCTGGCGCAGCCGGACGTCAACGTGTGCACGATCGAGGACCCGATCGAGATGGTCGATCCGGCGATCAACCAGATGCAGGTGAATGCCCAGATCGGGCTGGATTTCGCGACCGGTGTGCGCACCCTGATGCGCCAGGACCCCGACATCGTGATGATCGGCGAGATCCGTGACCTGGAGACGGCGGAGATGGCGATCCAGGCAGCCCTGACAGGTCACCTGGTATTGTCTACGCTTCATACGAACGATGCGCCGTCCGCAATCGTGCGCCTGATGGATATAGGAGTACCACCCTATCTGATCAATGCCACCCTGCTCGGCGTTGTCGGCCAACGTCTGATCAGGACCCTGTGCCCAACCTGCAGCGCACGTGGCACCATCGATGCGCAGGCCTGGGCCGAGCTGACACAACCCTGGAAACTTCCGGTTCCGGCGAGCGGCCGGGTGTCGGTCGGCTGCGAGAAGTGCCGCGGCTCGGGATATCTCGGGCGGATCGGGATCTACGAGAGCCTGCGCATCACGCCGACGCTGCGCACGGCGATAAAACCGGACTGCGACATTGCCGATCTGCGCCGCCGGGCGATGCGCGAGGGATTGGAGCCATTGCGAATCAGCGGTGCGCGCAAGGTGATCGGCGGTATCACCTCGCTCGATGAGGTATTGCGCGTCGCGCCGCGCGTGGAACTGGGTTGA
- a CDS encoding LysR family transcriptional regulator: protein MTLNELRYIVAVAREKHFGHAAESCFISQPTLSVAVKKLEEELGVSIFERRKGEVSVTPIGEQIVAQAQRVLEEASVIRQVARHGQDQLDGPLRLGAIYTIGPYLLPHLIPELSQRAPKMPLVIEENYTAALAEKLKRGELDAILISLPFEEPGVLTMPLYREPFVLLLPSSHPLNQKPQFEVSDLKKEDVLLLGAGHCFRDQVLQVCPDCLRRSSVEGSPAQTLEGGSLETIRYMVASGLGVTILPCTAAGAERFSERLLSIRRFDHDTPSRTVALAWRKSFPRPDAIHAVRDAVLACDMSCIQPIH from the coding sequence ATGACCCTGAATGAGCTGAGGTATATCGTCGCCGTTGCGCGCGAAAAGCATTTCGGGCACGCGGCCGAATCCTGCTTCATCAGCCAGCCGACGCTGAGTGTCGCGGTCAAGAAGCTGGAAGAGGAACTCGGCGTCAGTATCTTCGAGCGGCGCAAGGGCGAGGTCAGCGTCACGCCGATCGGTGAGCAGATCGTCGCGCAGGCACAACGCGTGCTGGAGGAGGCGAGTGTCATCCGGCAGGTGGCCCGCCACGGACAGGATCAGCTCGATGGCCCGTTGCGACTCGGGGCGATCTACACGATCGGTCCCTACCTGCTGCCCCACCTGATCCCGGAGTTGTCGCAACGGGCGCCGAAGATGCCCTTGGTGATCGAGGAGAACTACACTGCGGCCCTGGCGGAGAAGCTCAAGCGCGGGGAACTCGACGCGATCCTGATCTCATTGCCGTTCGAGGAACCGGGGGTGTTGACGATGCCGCTGTACCGGGAGCCCTTCGTGCTGCTGCTGCCGAGCAGTCATCCCCTGAATCAGAAACCGCAGTTCGAGGTGTCCGACCTGAAGAAAGAGGACGTGTTGTTGCTCGGTGCGGGGCACTGTTTTCGTGACCAGGTGCTGCAGGTATGCCCTGACTGCTTGCGGCGCAGCAGCGTCGAGGGCAGCCCGGCGCAGACGCTCGAGGGCGGGTCGCTCGAGACCATCCGGTACATGGTGGCCAGCGGCCTGGGGGTGACGATTCTGCCGTGTACCGCGGCCGGCGCGGAGCGCTTTTCGGAGCGCCTGCTGAGTATCCGCCGGTTCGATCACGATACCCCGTCACGCACGGTCGCGTTGGCCTGGCGCAAGAGCTTTCCGCGCCCCGATGCGATCCACGCGGTGCGCGACGCGGTGCTGGCCTGCGACATGTCCTGCATACAGCCGATCCACTGA
- a CDS encoding 2-oxoacid:acceptor oxidoreductase family protein — MFQVRIHGRGGQGVVTAAEMLSIAAFLEGHYSQAFPSFGSERMGAPVMAFCRIDDKEIRLREPVMAPDALIIQDTTLLHQVNLFEGLVPHGYVLINSTRSLADLGLSDFLRQYPIEHAITVPASELARQYVGRPLPNAALLGGFAAMTGLIDVASVKTAISEKFPAKIAAANAAAAEAAAKYIVQQMSEATA, encoded by the coding sequence ATGTTTCAGGTACGGATACATGGACGCGGCGGTCAGGGGGTGGTCACGGCCGCCGAGATGCTGTCGATCGCCGCGTTTCTCGAAGGGCACTACTCGCAGGCCTTTCCGAGTTTCGGTTCGGAACGCATGGGCGCGCCCGTGATGGCGTTCTGCCGCATCGACGACAAGGAGATCCGCCTGCGCGAACCGGTGATGGCGCCGGATGCCCTGATCATCCAGGACACCACGCTGCTGCACCAGGTCAACCTGTTCGAGGGTTTGGTACCGCACGGCTACGTACTGATCAACTCGACCCGGAGTCTGGCGGATCTCGGACTGAGCGATTTTCTGCGCCAGTACCCGATCGAACATGCGATCACCGTTCCGGCGAGTGAGTTGGCGCGGCAATACGTGGGACGCCCACTGCCGAATGCGGCGTTGCTGGGCGGCTTTGCGGCGATGACCGGCCTGATCGATGTGGCCTCGGTGAAGACGGCGATCAGCGAGAAGTTCCCGGCCAAGATCGCCGCCGCCAATGCCGCTGCGGCCGAAGCGGCGGCGAAGTACATTGTCCAACAGATGTCGGAGGCGACTGCCTGA
- a CDS encoding acylphosphatase: MPCRRYIVRGHVQGVWFRASAREQAMRLGLDGHAVNLPDGGVEVVASGDLGALDTLAAWLRRGPELARVEHVSSEPWPEPTEPGFRTG, translated from the coding sequence TTGCCCTGTCGTCGATACATCGTGCGCGGTCATGTTCAGGGCGTCTGGTTCCGTGCATCGGCCCGCGAGCAGGCGATGCGCCTCGGTCTCGACGGTCATGCGGTGAATCTTCCCGATGGCGGGGTGGAGGTGGTCGCCTCGGGAGACCTCGGCGCGCTCGACACGCTTGCGGCATGGCTGCGCCGTGGACCTGAGTTGGCGCGGGTGGAGCATGTGAGCAGCGAACCCTGGCCGGAGCCGACCGAACCGGGCTTCCGTACCGGATGA
- a CDS encoding pyruvate ferredoxin oxidoreductase, with protein MKTSHVKFYQTGTFTVGNRLLEDAQRSVQSTMERTNSLNSGHRACQGCGEALGARYAIDAAMRATNNQLIAANATGCLEVFSTPYPETSWQIPWIHSLFGNTAAVATGVAAALKVKGQHATRVVAQGGDGGTTDIGFGCLSGMFERNDDVLYICYDNEAYMNTGVQRSSATPPTARTATTQAAGDHPGNTFGQGKNVPLIAMAHDIPYVATATVANVRDLEAKVTKAMSIRGARYIHVLVPCPLGWGAAPHDTIRLARLAAESGLFPVFEAEHGEITDRYRIRRRVPVEEYLKLQRRFAHLFKPTLRTDVIARLQEMADRNVRRFGLENVEAAQ; from the coding sequence ATGAAAACCTCGCACGTCAAGTTCTATCAAACCGGCACCTTTACCGTCGGCAATCGCCTGCTCGAAGATGCGCAGCGGTCGGTGCAGTCGACCATGGAACGCACCAATTCGCTGAACTCGGGGCACCGCGCCTGTCAGGGTTGCGGTGAGGCCCTCGGTGCGCGCTATGCGATCGACGCGGCGATGCGCGCGACCAACAACCAGCTGATCGCAGCGAACGCCACCGGCTGCCTGGAGGTCTTCTCCACGCCTTATCCCGAGACCTCGTGGCAGATCCCCTGGATCCATTCCCTGTTCGGCAACACCGCTGCGGTCGCGACCGGCGTCGCCGCGGCGCTCAAGGTCAAGGGCCAGCACGCGACCCGGGTGGTCGCGCAGGGCGGCGACGGCGGCACCACCGACATCGGTTTCGGCTGTCTGTCCGGCATGTTCGAACGCAACGACGACGTGTTGTACATCTGTTACGACAACGAGGCGTATATGAACACCGGTGTACAGCGCTCGTCGGCCACGCCGCCCACCGCACGCACGGCGACCACGCAGGCGGCCGGTGATCATCCGGGCAATACGTTCGGCCAGGGCAAGAACGTGCCATTGATCGCGATGGCACACGACATTCCGTACGTGGCGACCGCGACCGTGGCCAATGTGCGTGATCTCGAGGCCAAGGTCACGAAGGCGATGTCCATCCGCGGGGCGCGTTATATCCATGTGCTGGTGCCCTGCCCGCTGGGCTGGGGTGCCGCACCGCACGACACCATCCGGCTGGCGCGCCTGGCCGCCGAGTCGGGGCTGTTTCCGGTGTTCGAGGCCGAACACGGCGAGATCACCGACCGTTATCGCATCCGCCGCCGGGTGCCGGTCGAGGAGTACCTGAAACTGCAGCGACGCTTCGCTCACCTGTTCAAGCCCACGTTGCGTACCGATGTAATCGCGCGGCTGCAGGAGATGGCGGATCGCAATGTGCGGCGTTTCGGCCTGGAAAATGTGGAGGCTGCACAATGA